A section of the Saccopteryx leptura isolate mSacLep1 chromosome 6, mSacLep1_pri_phased_curated, whole genome shotgun sequence genome encodes:
- the MAPKBP1 gene encoding mitogen-activated protein kinase-binding protein 1 isoform X4: MAVEGSTITSRLKNLLRSPSIKLRRSKAGNRREDLSSKVTLEKVLGITVSGGRGLACDPRTGLVAYPAGCVVVLFNPRKHKQHHILNSSRKTITALAFSPDGKYLVTGESGHMPAVRVWDVAERSQVAELQEHKYGVACVAFSPSAKYIVSVGYQHDMIVNVWAWKKNIVVASNKVSSRVTAVSFSEDCSYFVTAGNRHIKFWYLDDSKTSKVNATVPLLGRSGLLGELRNNLFTDVACGRGKKADSTFCITSSGLLCEFSDRRLLDKWVELRTTVAYCISVSQDYIFCGCADGTVRLFNPSNLHFLSTLPRPHALGTDIASITEASRLFSGVANAKYPDTIALTFDPTNQWLSCVYNDHSIYVWDVRDPKKVGKVYSALYHSSCVWSVEVYPEVKDSNQACLPPSSFITCSSDNTIRLWNTESSGVHGSTLHRNILSNDLIKIIYVDGNTQALLDSELPGGDKADGSLMDPRVGIRSVCISPNGQHLASGDRIGTLRVHELQSLSEMLKVEAHDSEILCLEYSKPDTGLKLLASASRDRLIHVLDAGREYSLQQTLDEHSSSITAVKFAASDGQVRMISCGADKSIYFRTAQKSGDGVQFTRTHHVVRKTTLYDMDVEPSWKYTAIGCQDRNIRIFNISSGKQKKLFKGSQGEDGTLIKVQTDPSGIYIATSCSDKNLSIFDFFSGECVATMFGHSEIVTGMKFSNDCKHLISVSGDSCIFVWRLSSEMTISMRQRLAELRQRQRGGKPPGPSSPQRAAGPTRPEAPSMLSSGPALSSDSDKEGEDEGTEEEELPALPTLAKGTKKEPALVPSSALPRSQSHWEMSRAKETVEFLDPAPTASQGPRRRGRWSQSGVELSVRSMLDLRQLETLTPSPRGASRDSPAVTPSGSGKHGQQAPENLQAIQNEKPPPPQASQPCSCPHVIRLLSQEEGVFPQDLEPTSMEDGIVYPEPSDSPILDTSEFQVQAPARGTQGRVYTGSRGSEKHSPDSACSVDYSSSRLSSPEHPNEDSESTEPLSVDGISSDLEEPAECDEEEEEEDGGPGPYELQEGSPHTPDQEQFLKQHFETLASGAAPGGPVRVPERTESQSISSRFLLQVLTPPLREPPPSSSSLALTLRPVQVPQASGEQLRGNGANPPGAPPEVESSPGNPGAQQAAPVLLPRCRLNRDSSWTPKRVATASPLGGLQKAHSVQSLVPQGEALPPGPLLLREMEAQEGLSSLSQADGCLSQPHSYQNPTTSFMAKISRSISVGENLGLPTEPQVSAPIRVSPLRQLALPSRAHLVLDIPKPLPDRPTLATFSPVTRGRAPGEAEHPGSSMGVGKAQSTTERRACLGEGIPPRPRTECQVQPGPNSLCAQHLPVGSLLQDPENLQLPPPEKTPSPMECTRRGIALSQASEPTVSLEQCEQLVAELRGGVRRAVQLYHLVASCKTPSAEQSSIIQLLRNTFSSVQQELEALAGTVLSSPGGSPGAVGAEQTQALLEQYSELLLRAVERRMERRL, encoded by the exons GTGTGTGGTCGTGCTGTTCAATCCCCGGAAGCACAAACAGCACCATATCCTTAACAGTTCCAG AAAAACCATCACTGCCCTTGCCTTCTCCCCTGATGGCAAGTACTTGGTCACTGGAGAG AGTGGGCATATGCCAGCAGTGCGAGTCTGGGATGTGGCTGAGCGTAGCCAGGTGGCAGAGCTGCAGGAGCATAAGTATGGTGTGGCTTGCGTGGCCTTCTCCCCTAGCGCCAAGTACATTGTCTCCGTGGGCTACCAGCATGACATGATCGTCAACGTCTGGGCCTGGAAG AAAAACATTGTGGTGGCCTCCAATAAGGTGTCTAGTCGTGTGACAGCAGTGTCCTTCTCTGAAGATTGCAGCTACTTTGTCACTGCAGGCAACCGACACATCAAATTCTGGTACCTTGATGATAGCAAGACCTCAAAG GTGAATGCCACTGTGCCCCTGCTGGGCCGCTCAGGGCTGCTGGGGGAGCTGCGGAACAACTTGTTCACGGATGTGGCCTGTGGCCGAGGGAAAAAGGCAGACAGCACCTTCTGCATCACATCCTCTGGGCTACTGTGCGAGTTCAGTGATCGGAGGCTTTTGGATAAGTGGGTGGAGCTGAGA ACCACTGTGGCCTATTGCATCTCTGTGAGCCAAGACTACATCTTCTGTGGCTGTGCTGATGGCACCGTGCGCCTCTTCAACCCCTCTAACCTGCACTTTCTCAGCACCCTGCCCCGACCTCATGCCTTGGGGACAGACATTGCCAGCATTACAGAGGCCAG TCGCCTCTTCTCTGGAGTGGCCAATGCCAAGTATCCAGACACCATTGCCTTGACCTTTGATCCCACTAATCAGTGGCTGTCTTGTGTATACAACGACCACAGCATTTATGTTTGGGATGTGAGGGACCCCAAGAAAGTAGGCAAGGTGTACTCGGCTCTGTATCATTCCTCCTGCGTCTGGAGTGTTGAG gTTTACCCAGAAGTGAAGGACAGTAACCAAGCCTGCCTTCCCCCCAGTTCCTTCATCACTTGTTCCTCAGACAACACCATCCGCCTGTGGAACACAGAGAGCTCCGGGGTGCATGGCTCTACCCTGCACCGGAATATCCTCAGCAAT GATCTCATTAAGATCATCTATGTGGATGGGAATACTCAGGCCCTGCTGGACAGCGAGCTGCCCGGAGGAGACAAAGCTGATGGGTCCCTGATGGATCCCCGCGTGGGCATCCGTTCTGTGTGTATCAGCCCCAATGGACAGCATCTAGCTTCGGGGGACCGTATTGGCACACTCAG GGTGCACGAGCTACAGTCCTTAAGTGAGATGCTGAAGGTGGAAGCCCATGACTCGGAAATTCTGTGCCTGGAGTACTCGAAGCCAGACACAG GTCTGAAGCTGCTAGCGTCAGCAAGCCGGGACAGGTTGATCCACGTGCTGGATGCTGGACGGGAGTATAGCCTACAGCAGACACTGGATGAGCACTCGTCCTCCATCACTGCTGTCAAATTTGCAG CCAGCGATGGGCAAGTCCGCATGATCAGTTGTGGAGCAGACAAGAGCATCTACTTCCGCACTGCACAGAAG TCTGGAGATGGAGTACAGTTTACACGGACACACCATGTGGTACGGAAGACAACCCTCTATGACATGGATGTAGAGCCCAGCTGGAAGTACACGGCTATTGGCTGCCAGGATCGAAATATTCG GATCTTTAACATCAGCAGTGGGAAGCAAAAGAAACTATTTAAAGGGTCACAGGGTGAGGATGGCACTCTGATTAAG GTGCAGACAGACCCCTCAGGGATCTACATTGCTACCAGCTGTTCTGACAAGAACCTCTCCATATTTGACTTCTTCTCAGGCGAATGTGTGGCCACCATGTTTGGCCACTCAG AGATTGTCACTGGCATGAAATTTAGTAATGACTGCAAACATCTCATCTCTGTGTCAGGGGACAG CTGTATATTTGTGTGGCGCCTGAGCTCTGAGATGACCATCAGCATGAGGCAGCGCCTGGCCGAGCTGCGCCAGCGTCAGCGTGGGGGCAAGCCGCCAGGACCATCCTCTCCCCAAAGGGCTGCTGGACCCACTCG GCCCGAGGCCCCGTCAATGCTGTCTTCTGGACCAGCTCTCTCATCAGACAGTGACAAGGAGGGAGAAGATGAGGGCACTGAAGAAGAAGAACTTCCAGCTCTGCCTACCCTTGCCAAGGGTACCAAGAAAGAGCCAG CCTTGGTGCCCAGCTCAGCGCTGCCCCGAAGCCAGTCCCACTGGGAGATGAGTCGG GCAAAAGAGACAGTGGAGTTCCTAGACCCAGCTCCTACAGCCAGCCAAGGACCCAGAAGAAGGGGGCGCTGGTCTCAGTCAGGCGTGGAGCTGAGTGTTCGTTCCATGCTGGACCTGCGGCAGCTGGAGACACTGACTCCAAGCCCTAGGGGCGCTAGCAGGGACTCTCCGGCCGTGACCCCATCTGGTTCTGGGAAGCATGGTCAGCAGGCCCCTGAGAACTTACAGGCTATCCAG AATGAAAAGCCCCCTCCGCCTCAGGCTTCCCAACCCTGTTCCTGCCCCCATGTTATCCGATTGTTGTCCCAAGAGGAAGGGGTCTTTCCCCAAGATCTGGAGCCAACATCCATGGAAGATGGTATTGTCTACCCAGAGCCGAGTGACAGCCCCATCTTGGATACCAG TGAGTTCCAGGTGCAGGCACCAGCTCGAGGGACCCAGGGAAGAGTGTACACAGGCAGCAGGGGCTCAGAGAAGCACAGCCCTGACAGTGCCTGCTCTGTGGATTATAGCAGCAGCCGCCTTTCCAGCCCTGAGCACCCCAATGAAG ACTCTGAGAGCACAGAGCCCTTGAGTGTGGATGGCATTTCCTCAGACCTTGAAGAGCCAGCTGAGTgtgatgaggaagaggaggaagaggatggagGCCCTGGCCCTTACGAGCTGCAGGAAGGCAGCCCCCATACCCCGGACCAGGAGCAGTTTCTAAAACAGCACTTTGAGACTCTGGCCAGTGGGGCTGCTCCAG GGGGCCCAGTTCGGGTACCAGAAAGGACCGAATCTCAGAGCATCTCTTCACGATTCCTTCTGCAAGTGCTAACGCCCCCACTCAG GGAACCGCCCCCATCTTCCTCAAGCCTGGCACTGACATTGAGGCCAGTGCAGGTGCCGCAAGCTTCTGGGGAGCAGCTGAGAGGCAATGGTGCTAACCCTCCAGGAGCACCCCCAGAGGTGGAGTCCTCCCCTGGAAACCCTGGCGCCCAGCAGGCAGCTCCTGTGCTCTTGCCACGATGCCGTCTCAACAGGGACAGCAGCTGGACCCCCAAGAGAGTGGCCACAGCCAGTCCCTTAGGTGGACTCCAGAAAGCCCATTCCGTGCAGAGTCTGGTGCCACAGG GTGAGGCTCTTCCACCAGGCCCATTACTCTTACGGGAGATGGAAGCCCAGGAGGGCCTAAGTTCCCTGTCCCAGGCTGATGGCTGTCTGTCTCAACCCCACTCCTACCAGAACCCCACCACCAGCTTCATGGCCAAGATATCTCGCAGCATTTCTGTTGGGGAGAACCTGGGCCTGCCAACTGAACCTCAAGTTTCTGCCCCCATCCGGGTCTCACCACTCAGGCAGCTGGCCCTGCCCAGCAGAGCTCACCTGGTCCTGGACATTCCAAAGCCACTGCCTGATCGTCCTACCCTGGCCACATTCTCACCTGTTACCAGGGGCCGGGCCCCTGGTGAGGCAGAACATCCTGGTTCCTCAATGGGCGTAGGAAAGGCTCAAAGTACAACTGAGAGGCGGGCCTGTTTAGGGGAGGGTATCCCTCCCAGGCCTAGGACAGAGTGCCAGGTTCAACCTGGGCCCAACAGCCTTTGTGCCCAGCACCTGCCGGTTGGCAGCCTCCTCCAAGACCCTGAGAACTTGCAGCTCCCACCCCCTGAGAAGACTCCCAGCCCCATGGAGTGCACCAGGCGAGGAATAGCCCTAAGCCAGGCCTCAG AACCCACAGTAAGCCTGGAGCAGTGCGAACAGCTTGTGGCAGAGCTCCGGGGTGGTGTGCGCCGGGCTGTGCAGCTCTACCACTTG GTGGCTAGCTGCAAGACGCCCTCAGCGGAGCAAAGTAGCATCATCCAGCTCCTCAGAAACACCTTCTCTTCAGTGCAGCAGgagctagaggccctggccgggacAGTGCTGTCCAGCCCTGGCGGGAGCCCTGGGGCTGTAGGAGCTGAGCAAACACAGGCCCTGCTAGAGCAATACTCAGAGCTGCTGCTTCGAGCTGTGGAGCGGCGCATGGAACGCAGACTCTGA
- the MAPKBP1 gene encoding mitogen-activated protein kinase-binding protein 1 isoform X2, whose product MAVEGSTITSRLKNLLRSPSIKLRRSKAGNRREDLSSKVTLEKVLGITVSGGRGLACDPRTGLVAYPAGCVVVLFNPRKHKQHHILNSSRKTITALAFSPDGKYLVTGESGHMPAVRVWDVAERSQVAELQEHKYGVACVAFSPSAKYIVSVGYQHDMIVNVWAWKKNIVVASNKVSSRVTAVSFSEDCSYFVTAGNRHIKFWYLDDSKTSKVNATVPLLGRSGLLGELRNNLFTDVACGRGKKADSTFCITSSGLLCEFSDRRLLDKWVELRTTVAYCISVSQDYIFCGCADGTVRLFNPSNLHFLSTLPRPHALGTDIASITEASRLFSGVANAKYPDTIALTFDPTNQWLSCVYNDHSIYVWDVRDPKKVGKVYSALYHSSCVWSVEVYPEVKDSNQACLPPSSFITCSSDNTIRLWNTESSGVHGSTLHRNILSNDLIKIIYVDGNTQALLDSELPGGDKADGSLMDPRVGIRSVCISPNGQHLASGDRIGTLRVHELQSLSEMLKVEAHDSEILCLEYSKPDTGLKLLASASRDRLIHVLDAGREYSLQQTLDEHSSSITAVKFAASDGQVRMISCGADKSIYFRTAQKSGDGVQFTRTHHVVRKTTLYDMDVEPSWKYTAIGCQDRNIRIFNISSGKQKKLFKGSQGEDGTLIKVQTDPSGIYIATSCSDKNLSIFDFFSGECVATMFGHSEIVTGMKFSNDCKHLISVSGDSCIFVWRLSSEMTISMRQRLAELRQRQRGGKPPGPSSPQRAAGPTRPEAPSMLSSGPALSSDSDKEGEDEGTEEEELPALPTLAKGTKKEPALVPSSALPRSQSHWEMSRAKETVEFLDPAPTASQGPRRRGRWSQSGVELSVRSMLDLRQLETLTPSPRGASRDSPAVTPSGSGKHGQQAPENLQAIQNEKPPPPQASQPCSCPHVIRLLSQEEGVFPQDLEPTSMEDGIVYPEPSDSPILDTSEFQVQAPARGTQGRVYTGSRGSEKHSPDSACSVDYSSSRLSSPEHPNEGEAAALREGQNHADSESTEPLSVDGISSDLEEPAECDEEEEEEDGGPGPYELQEGSPHTPDQEQFLKQHFETLASGAAPGGPVRVPERTESQSISSRFLLQVLTPPLREPPPSSSSLALTLRPVQVPQASGEQLRGNGANPPGAPPEVESSPGNPGAQQAAPVLLPRCRLNRDSSWTPKRVATASPLGGLQKAHSVQSLVPQGEALPPGPLLLREMEAQEGLSSLSQADGCLSQPHSYQNPTTSFMAKISRSISVGENLGLPTEPQVSAPIRVSPLRQLALPSRAHLVLDIPKPLPDRPTLATFSPVTRGRAPGEAEHPGSSMGVGKAQSTTERRACLGEGIPPRPRTECQVQPGPNSLCAQHLPVGSLLQDPENLQLPPPEKTPSPMECTRRGIALSQASEPTVSLEQCEQLVAELRGGVRRAVQLYHLVASCKTPSAEQSSIIQLLRNTFSSVQQELEALAGTVLSSPGGSPGAVGAEQTQALLEQYSELLLRAVERRMERRL is encoded by the exons GTGTGTGGTCGTGCTGTTCAATCCCCGGAAGCACAAACAGCACCATATCCTTAACAGTTCCAG AAAAACCATCACTGCCCTTGCCTTCTCCCCTGATGGCAAGTACTTGGTCACTGGAGAG AGTGGGCATATGCCAGCAGTGCGAGTCTGGGATGTGGCTGAGCGTAGCCAGGTGGCAGAGCTGCAGGAGCATAAGTATGGTGTGGCTTGCGTGGCCTTCTCCCCTAGCGCCAAGTACATTGTCTCCGTGGGCTACCAGCATGACATGATCGTCAACGTCTGGGCCTGGAAG AAAAACATTGTGGTGGCCTCCAATAAGGTGTCTAGTCGTGTGACAGCAGTGTCCTTCTCTGAAGATTGCAGCTACTTTGTCACTGCAGGCAACCGACACATCAAATTCTGGTACCTTGATGATAGCAAGACCTCAAAG GTGAATGCCACTGTGCCCCTGCTGGGCCGCTCAGGGCTGCTGGGGGAGCTGCGGAACAACTTGTTCACGGATGTGGCCTGTGGCCGAGGGAAAAAGGCAGACAGCACCTTCTGCATCACATCCTCTGGGCTACTGTGCGAGTTCAGTGATCGGAGGCTTTTGGATAAGTGGGTGGAGCTGAGA ACCACTGTGGCCTATTGCATCTCTGTGAGCCAAGACTACATCTTCTGTGGCTGTGCTGATGGCACCGTGCGCCTCTTCAACCCCTCTAACCTGCACTTTCTCAGCACCCTGCCCCGACCTCATGCCTTGGGGACAGACATTGCCAGCATTACAGAGGCCAG TCGCCTCTTCTCTGGAGTGGCCAATGCCAAGTATCCAGACACCATTGCCTTGACCTTTGATCCCACTAATCAGTGGCTGTCTTGTGTATACAACGACCACAGCATTTATGTTTGGGATGTGAGGGACCCCAAGAAAGTAGGCAAGGTGTACTCGGCTCTGTATCATTCCTCCTGCGTCTGGAGTGTTGAG gTTTACCCAGAAGTGAAGGACAGTAACCAAGCCTGCCTTCCCCCCAGTTCCTTCATCACTTGTTCCTCAGACAACACCATCCGCCTGTGGAACACAGAGAGCTCCGGGGTGCATGGCTCTACCCTGCACCGGAATATCCTCAGCAAT GATCTCATTAAGATCATCTATGTGGATGGGAATACTCAGGCCCTGCTGGACAGCGAGCTGCCCGGAGGAGACAAAGCTGATGGGTCCCTGATGGATCCCCGCGTGGGCATCCGTTCTGTGTGTATCAGCCCCAATGGACAGCATCTAGCTTCGGGGGACCGTATTGGCACACTCAG GGTGCACGAGCTACAGTCCTTAAGTGAGATGCTGAAGGTGGAAGCCCATGACTCGGAAATTCTGTGCCTGGAGTACTCGAAGCCAGACACAG GTCTGAAGCTGCTAGCGTCAGCAAGCCGGGACAGGTTGATCCACGTGCTGGATGCTGGACGGGAGTATAGCCTACAGCAGACACTGGATGAGCACTCGTCCTCCATCACTGCTGTCAAATTTGCAG CCAGCGATGGGCAAGTCCGCATGATCAGTTGTGGAGCAGACAAGAGCATCTACTTCCGCACTGCACAGAAG TCTGGAGATGGAGTACAGTTTACACGGACACACCATGTGGTACGGAAGACAACCCTCTATGACATGGATGTAGAGCCCAGCTGGAAGTACACGGCTATTGGCTGCCAGGATCGAAATATTCG GATCTTTAACATCAGCAGTGGGAAGCAAAAGAAACTATTTAAAGGGTCACAGGGTGAGGATGGCACTCTGATTAAG GTGCAGACAGACCCCTCAGGGATCTACATTGCTACCAGCTGTTCTGACAAGAACCTCTCCATATTTGACTTCTTCTCAGGCGAATGTGTGGCCACCATGTTTGGCCACTCAG AGATTGTCACTGGCATGAAATTTAGTAATGACTGCAAACATCTCATCTCTGTGTCAGGGGACAG CTGTATATTTGTGTGGCGCCTGAGCTCTGAGATGACCATCAGCATGAGGCAGCGCCTGGCCGAGCTGCGCCAGCGTCAGCGTGGGGGCAAGCCGCCAGGACCATCCTCTCCCCAAAGGGCTGCTGGACCCACTCG GCCCGAGGCCCCGTCAATGCTGTCTTCTGGACCAGCTCTCTCATCAGACAGTGACAAGGAGGGAGAAGATGAGGGCACTGAAGAAGAAGAACTTCCAGCTCTGCCTACCCTTGCCAAGGGTACCAAGAAAGAGCCAG CCTTGGTGCCCAGCTCAGCGCTGCCCCGAAGCCAGTCCCACTGGGAGATGAGTCGG GCAAAAGAGACAGTGGAGTTCCTAGACCCAGCTCCTACAGCCAGCCAAGGACCCAGAAGAAGGGGGCGCTGGTCTCAGTCAGGCGTGGAGCTGAGTGTTCGTTCCATGCTGGACCTGCGGCAGCTGGAGACACTGACTCCAAGCCCTAGGGGCGCTAGCAGGGACTCTCCGGCCGTGACCCCATCTGGTTCTGGGAAGCATGGTCAGCAGGCCCCTGAGAACTTACAGGCTATCCAG AATGAAAAGCCCCCTCCGCCTCAGGCTTCCCAACCCTGTTCCTGCCCCCATGTTATCCGATTGTTGTCCCAAGAGGAAGGGGTCTTTCCCCAAGATCTGGAGCCAACATCCATGGAAGATGGTATTGTCTACCCAGAGCCGAGTGACAGCCCCATCTTGGATACCAG TGAGTTCCAGGTGCAGGCACCAGCTCGAGGGACCCAGGGAAGAGTGTACACAGGCAGCAGGGGCTCAGAGAAGCACAGCCCTGACAGTGCCTGCTCTGTGGATTATAGCAGCAGCCGCCTTTCCAGCCCTGAGCACCCCAATGAAGGTGAGGCTGCAGCCCTGAGGGAGGGCCAGAACCACGCAG ACTCTGAGAGCACAGAGCCCTTGAGTGTGGATGGCATTTCCTCAGACCTTGAAGAGCCAGCTGAGTgtgatgaggaagaggaggaagaggatggagGCCCTGGCCCTTACGAGCTGCAGGAAGGCAGCCCCCATACCCCGGACCAGGAGCAGTTTCTAAAACAGCACTTTGAGACTCTGGCCAGTGGGGCTGCTCCAG GGGGCCCAGTTCGGGTACCAGAAAGGACCGAATCTCAGAGCATCTCTTCACGATTCCTTCTGCAAGTGCTAACGCCCCCACTCAG GGAACCGCCCCCATCTTCCTCAAGCCTGGCACTGACATTGAGGCCAGTGCAGGTGCCGCAAGCTTCTGGGGAGCAGCTGAGAGGCAATGGTGCTAACCCTCCAGGAGCACCCCCAGAGGTGGAGTCCTCCCCTGGAAACCCTGGCGCCCAGCAGGCAGCTCCTGTGCTCTTGCCACGATGCCGTCTCAACAGGGACAGCAGCTGGACCCCCAAGAGAGTGGCCACAGCCAGTCCCTTAGGTGGACTCCAGAAAGCCCATTCCGTGCAGAGTCTGGTGCCACAGG GTGAGGCTCTTCCACCAGGCCCATTACTCTTACGGGAGATGGAAGCCCAGGAGGGCCTAAGTTCCCTGTCCCAGGCTGATGGCTGTCTGTCTCAACCCCACTCCTACCAGAACCCCACCACCAGCTTCATGGCCAAGATATCTCGCAGCATTTCTGTTGGGGAGAACCTGGGCCTGCCAACTGAACCTCAAGTTTCTGCCCCCATCCGGGTCTCACCACTCAGGCAGCTGGCCCTGCCCAGCAGAGCTCACCTGGTCCTGGACATTCCAAAGCCACTGCCTGATCGTCCTACCCTGGCCACATTCTCACCTGTTACCAGGGGCCGGGCCCCTGGTGAGGCAGAACATCCTGGTTCCTCAATGGGCGTAGGAAAGGCTCAAAGTACAACTGAGAGGCGGGCCTGTTTAGGGGAGGGTATCCCTCCCAGGCCTAGGACAGAGTGCCAGGTTCAACCTGGGCCCAACAGCCTTTGTGCCCAGCACCTGCCGGTTGGCAGCCTCCTCCAAGACCCTGAGAACTTGCAGCTCCCACCCCCTGAGAAGACTCCCAGCCCCATGGAGTGCACCAGGCGAGGAATAGCCCTAAGCCAGGCCTCAG AACCCACAGTAAGCCTGGAGCAGTGCGAACAGCTTGTGGCAGAGCTCCGGGGTGGTGTGCGCCGGGCTGTGCAGCTCTACCACTTG GTGGCTAGCTGCAAGACGCCCTCAGCGGAGCAAAGTAGCATCATCCAGCTCCTCAGAAACACCTTCTCTTCAGTGCAGCAGgagctagaggccctggccgggacAGTGCTGTCCAGCCCTGGCGGGAGCCCTGGGGCTGTAGGAGCTGAGCAAACACAGGCCCTGCTAGAGCAATACTCAGAGCTGCTGCTTCGAGCTGTGGAGCGGCGCATGGAACGCAGACTCTGA